A genomic region of Drosophila pseudoobscura strain MV-25-SWS-2005 chromosome 5, UCI_Dpse_MV25, whole genome shotgun sequence contains the following coding sequences:
- the Dyrk3 gene encoding putative dual specificity tyrosine-phosphorylation-regulated kinase 3 homolog isoform X3: protein MVGTQQKSNHIQLSGTNAIRDDNTFPGKSDVKAAPVVAKIGKASSPAISISTPQTKIKMINKNSTQAGITHTNSHNLSHHSCHGNMVQYFSSSYGSPGMFHDNKKELQPTEKLENHSGDGKNVQRSLISDGCENSGTIQAISLPVTTVSSKTDFISSFISKDLPSCRGAIPSTYKLQSESDSLDLLKEKSQPVVENDAFTFHEQIIMSGQQKSALQEKPKVLVVSPQQVMILYMHKLTPYERTEILAYPQIYFIGANAKKRPGVYGPNNSDYDNEQGAYIHIPHDHVAYRYEMLKIIGKGSFGQVIKAYDHKTHEHVALKIVRNEKRFHRQAQEEIRILHHLRRHDKYNTMNIIHMFDYFTFRNHTCITFELLSINLYELIKKNGFKGFSLQLVRKFAHSLLQCLDALYKNEIIHCDMKPENVLLKQQGRSGIKSVI from the exons ATGGTTGgaacacaacaaaaaagtaatCATATTCAATTATCTGGAACAAATGCAATCCGTGATGATAATACTTTTCCCGGAAAAAGCGACGTAAAAGCAGCGCCCGTTGTAGCGAAAATCGGTAAAGCATCTTCACCTGCAATATCAATATCTACACCTCAGACCAAAATCAAGATGATCAATAAAAATTCCACCCAGGCTGGCATCACTCATACCAATTCACATAATTTAAGCCATCACTCTTGTCACGGAAACATGGTGCAATATTTTAGTAGTAGCTATGGATCACCGGGAATGTTTCATgataataaaaaagaattgCAACCCACAGAGAAGCTCGAAAACCATTCTGGAGATGGCAAAAATGTACAACGTAGTTTAATTTCAGATGGATGCGAAAATTCCGGAACCATTCAAG CAATCTCTCTGCCTGTTACAACAGTCTCGTCAAAAACCGATTTCATTTCCAGCTTTATTTCAAAAGATTTGCCTTCTTGCAGGGGTGCTATTCCATCCACTTATAAATTACAATCGGAATCAGATTCTCTCGACCTATTGAAGGAAAAATCTCAACCAGTTGTAGAAAACGACGCTTTCACCTTTCATGAGCAGATCATCATGTCTGGCCAACAAAAGAGCGCATTgcaagaaaaaccaaaagtaCTGGTTGTTTCCCCGCAACAAGTTATGATATTGtacatgcataaattaacTCCATATGAGCGTACTGAAATACTAGCGTATCCACAGATTTATTTCATTGGTGCCAATGCAAAAAAACGCCCAGGAGTGTACGGACCAAACAATTCTGATTATGATAATGAACAAGGGGCTTATATTCATATACCCCACGATCACGTAGCGTATCGATACGAAATGCTCAAGATAATTGGCAAGGGAAGCTTCGGCCAGGTGATAAAGGCCTATGATCATAAGACTCACGAGCATGTAGCATTAAAAATAGTGCGCAATGAGAAGCGGTTTCATCGGCAAGCACAAGAGGAAATTCGAATTCTTCATCATTTACGTCGTCACGATAAATATAATACTATGAATATCATACACATGTTTGACTACTTTACATTTCGAAATCACACTTGCATCACATTCGAGCTTCTCAGCATTAACCTTTATGAATTGATTAAGAAAAATGGATTTAAGGGCTTCAGCCTACAGCTTGTGCGAAAATTTGCACATTCGCTACTCCAATGCTTGGATGCGCTATACAAAAATGAGATTATACATTGTGATATGAAACCAGAAAATGTGCTTTTAAAACAACAAGGTCGTTCTGGTATTAAG AGTGTAATATAA
- the Dyrk3 gene encoding putative dual specificity tyrosine-phosphorylation-regulated kinase 3 homolog isoform X1 produces the protein MVGTQQKSNHIQLSGTNAIRDDNTFPGKSDVKAAPVVAKIGKASSPAISISTPQTKIKMINKNSTQAGITHTNSHNLSHHSCHGNMVQYFSSSYGSPGMFHDNKKELQPTEKLENHSGDGKNVQRSLISDGCENSGTIQAISLPVTTVSSKTDFISSFISKDLPSCRGAIPSTYKLQSESDSLDLLKEKSQPVVENDAFTFHEQIIMSGQQKSALQEKPKVLVVSPQQVMILYMHKLTPYERTEILAYPQIYFIGANAKKRPGVYGPNNSDYDNEQGAYIHIPHDHVAYRYEMLKIIGKGSFGQVIKAYDHKTHEHVALKIVRNEKRFHRQAQEEIRILHHLRRHDKYNTMNIIHMFDYFTFRNHTCITFELLSINLYELIKKNGFKGFSLQLVRKFAHSLLQCLDALYKNEIIHCDMKPENVLLKQQGRSGIKVIDFGSSCFENQRIYTYIQSRFYRAPEVILGAKYGRAIDMWSLGCILAELLSGHALFPGENESDQLACIIEVLGMPNKTLLATSKRSKTFFSPKGYPRYCTVRTMSDGMVVLIGGQSRRGKPRGPPCSKSLSKALDGCKDPLFLNFIRGCLEWDADKRLTPSEALKHPWLRRRLPRPPSSSSGCGVLNGANVSGDQSPVTGLNITSANETTASASSAISASLTMERENSNCSGRVNHGGISEEEFKSTISLNGSDGSLPAPAAAFLTADLLADSFKNTTVISPHLSSLTHSADSSCVSGLSTVARSVVTSRHPPSSLSYLPHMNNNGTERLSSFSASLNSSANSLTQLEPVTNLDVFSVYSASTTPNLTATDIGLVSDSVTEDMDMTASSSFVNLSNTCVMDKSSGINENKNFSQHAHNFKVSSKDM, from the exons ATGGTTGgaacacaacaaaaaagtaatCATATTCAATTATCTGGAACAAATGCAATCCGTGATGATAATACTTTTCCCGGAAAAAGCGACGTAAAAGCAGCGCCCGTTGTAGCGAAAATCGGTAAAGCATCTTCACCTGCAATATCAATATCTACACCTCAGACCAAAATCAAGATGATCAATAAAAATTCCACCCAGGCTGGCATCACTCATACCAATTCACATAATTTAAGCCATCACTCTTGTCACGGAAACATGGTGCAATATTTTAGTAGTAGCTATGGATCACCGGGAATGTTTCATgataataaaaaagaattgCAACCCACAGAGAAGCTCGAAAACCATTCTGGAGATGGCAAAAATGTACAACGTAGTTTAATTTCAGATGGATGCGAAAATTCCGGAACCATTCAAG CAATCTCTCTGCCTGTTACAACAGTCTCGTCAAAAACCGATTTCATTTCCAGCTTTATTTCAAAAGATTTGCCTTCTTGCAGGGGTGCTATTCCATCCACTTATAAATTACAATCGGAATCAGATTCTCTCGACCTATTGAAGGAAAAATCTCAACCAGTTGTAGAAAACGACGCTTTCACCTTTCATGAGCAGATCATCATGTCTGGCCAACAAAAGAGCGCATTgcaagaaaaaccaaaagtaCTGGTTGTTTCCCCGCAACAAGTTATGATATTGtacatgcataaattaacTCCATATGAGCGTACTGAAATACTAGCGTATCCACAGATTTATTTCATTGGTGCCAATGCAAAAAAACGCCCAGGAGTGTACGGACCAAACAATTCTGATTATGATAATGAACAAGGGGCTTATATTCATATACCCCACGATCACGTAGCGTATCGATACGAAATGCTCAAGATAATTGGCAAGGGAAGCTTCGGCCAGGTGATAAAGGCCTATGATCATAAGACTCACGAGCATGTAGCATTAAAAATAGTGCGCAATGAGAAGCGGTTTCATCGGCAAGCACAAGAGGAAATTCGAATTCTTCATCATTTACGTCGTCACGATAAATATAATACTATGAATATCATACACATGTTTGACTACTTTACATTTCGAAATCACACTTGCATCACATTCGAGCTTCTCAGCATTAACCTTTATGAATTGATTAAGAAAAATGGATTTAAGGGCTTCAGCCTACAGCTTGTGCGAAAATTTGCACATTCGCTACTCCAATGCTTGGATGCGCTATACAAAAATGAGATTATACATTGTGATATGAAACCAGAAAATGTGCTTTTAAAACAACAAGGTCGTTCTGGTATTAAG GTTATTGACTTTGGTTCGTCATGCTTTGAAAATCAacgcatatatacatatatacaatcACGATTTTACCGTGCCCCTGAGGTTATTTTGGGAGCAAAATATGGCAGAGCTATTGACATGTGGTCCTTGGGTTGCATTCTGGCAGAACTACTATCGGGTCACGCACTGTTTCCGGGTGAAAACGAAAGCGATCAACTTGCCTGTATTATTGAAGTTCTCGGCATGCCCAATAAAACGTTACTAGCCACCTCAAAGCGATCCAAAACGTTCTTTAGCCCAAAAGGTTATCCACGTTATTGCACTGTACGCACCATGTCTGATGGAATGGTTGTGTTAATTGGGGGCCAGTCGCGCCGAGGAAAGCCACGAGGTCCCCCATGCTCAAAAAGCCTTTCTAAAGCACTGGATGGATGCAAGGATCCGCTATTTCTCAACTTTATTCGTGGTTGTCTGGAATGGGATGCAGATAAACGCTTAACTCCATCGGAGGCTCTTAAACATCCGTGGCTTCGCCGTCGTCTTCCCAGACCACCAAGTAGCTCAAGCGGTTGTGGTGTTTTAAACGGAGCTAATGTCAGTGGTGATCAATCACCGGTAACAG gACTAAATATAACTTCTGCAAATGAAACGACTGCATCTGCAAGCTCTGCTATATCTGCCTCATTAACAATGGAAAGAGAGAACAGCAATTGTAGTGGTCGTGTAAACCATGGCGGAATTTCTGAAGAAGAATTTAAAAGTACCATAAGTCTCAACGGCTCGGACGGATCGTTACCAgcgccagctgctgctttCTTAACAGCCGACCTTTTGGCGGATAGTTTTAAAAATACTACTGTTATATCGCCACATTTGTCGTCGTTAACCCATTCAGCTGATTCCAGTTGCGTTAGTGGTCTCAGTACAGTCGCTCGGAGTGTTGTTACTTCCAGACATCCACCGTCATCATTATCGTATTTGCCGCACATGAACAATAATGGAACTGAAC GTTTATCTAGCTTTTCTGCCTCGTTAAACAGCTCTGCCAACTCATTGACGCAATTGGAACCGGTTACAAACTTAGATGTATTCTCCGTATATTCAGCTTCAACCACACCTAATTTAACAGCAACCGATATAGGTTTGGTTTCAGATTCTGTTACGGAAGATATGGACATGACAGCTTCGTCCTCTTTTGTTAATCTCAGTAACACCTGCGTAATGGATAAGTCCAGTGGtatcaatgaaaataaaaacttttcacAGCACGCCCATAATTTTAAAGTATCTTCCAAAGATATGTAG
- the Dyrk3 gene encoding putative dual specificity tyrosine-phosphorylation-regulated kinase 3 homolog isoform X2, whose product MVQYFSSSYGSPGMFHDNKKELQPTEKLENHSGDGKNVQRSLISDGCENSGTIQAISLPVTTVSSKTDFISSFISKDLPSCRGAIPSTYKLQSESDSLDLLKEKSQPVVENDAFTFHEQIIMSGQQKSALQEKPKVLVVSPQQVMILYMHKLTPYERTEILAYPQIYFIGANAKKRPGVYGPNNSDYDNEQGAYIHIPHDHVAYRYEMLKIIGKGSFGQVIKAYDHKTHEHVALKIVRNEKRFHRQAQEEIRILHHLRRHDKYNTMNIIHMFDYFTFRNHTCITFELLSINLYELIKKNGFKGFSLQLVRKFAHSLLQCLDALYKNEIIHCDMKPENVLLKQQGRSGIKVIDFGSSCFENQRIYTYIQSRFYRAPEVILGAKYGRAIDMWSLGCILAELLSGHALFPGENESDQLACIIEVLGMPNKTLLATSKRSKTFFSPKGYPRYCTVRTMSDGMVVLIGGQSRRGKPRGPPCSKSLSKALDGCKDPLFLNFIRGCLEWDADKRLTPSEALKHPWLRRRLPRPPSSSSGCGVLNGANVSGDQSPVTGLNITSANETTASASSAISASLTMERENSNCSGRVNHGGISEEEFKSTISLNGSDGSLPAPAAAFLTADLLADSFKNTTVISPHLSSLTHSADSSCVSGLSTVARSVVTSRHPPSSLSYLPHMNNNGTERLSSFSASLNSSANSLTQLEPVTNLDVFSVYSASTTPNLTATDIGLVSDSVTEDMDMTASSSFVNLSNTCVMDKSSGINENKNFSQHAHNFKVSSKDM is encoded by the exons ATGGTGCAATATTTTAGTAGTAGCTATGGATCACCGGGAATGTTTCATgataataaaaaagaattgCAACCCACAGAGAAGCTCGAAAACCATTCTGGAGATGGCAAAAATGTACAACGTAGTTTAATTTCAGATGGATGCGAAAATTCCGGAACCATTCAAG CAATCTCTCTGCCTGTTACAACAGTCTCGTCAAAAACCGATTTCATTTCCAGCTTTATTTCAAAAGATTTGCCTTCTTGCAGGGGTGCTATTCCATCCACTTATAAATTACAATCGGAATCAGATTCTCTCGACCTATTGAAGGAAAAATCTCAACCAGTTGTAGAAAACGACGCTTTCACCTTTCATGAGCAGATCATCATGTCTGGCCAACAAAAGAGCGCATTgcaagaaaaaccaaaagtaCTGGTTGTTTCCCCGCAACAAGTTATGATATTGtacatgcataaattaacTCCATATGAGCGTACTGAAATACTAGCGTATCCACAGATTTATTTCATTGGTGCCAATGCAAAAAAACGCCCAGGAGTGTACGGACCAAACAATTCTGATTATGATAATGAACAAGGGGCTTATATTCATATACCCCACGATCACGTAGCGTATCGATACGAAATGCTCAAGATAATTGGCAAGGGAAGCTTCGGCCAGGTGATAAAGGCCTATGATCATAAGACTCACGAGCATGTAGCATTAAAAATAGTGCGCAATGAGAAGCGGTTTCATCGGCAAGCACAAGAGGAAATTCGAATTCTTCATCATTTACGTCGTCACGATAAATATAATACTATGAATATCATACACATGTTTGACTACTTTACATTTCGAAATCACACTTGCATCACATTCGAGCTTCTCAGCATTAACCTTTATGAATTGATTAAGAAAAATGGATTTAAGGGCTTCAGCCTACAGCTTGTGCGAAAATTTGCACATTCGCTACTCCAATGCTTGGATGCGCTATACAAAAATGAGATTATACATTGTGATATGAAACCAGAAAATGTGCTTTTAAAACAACAAGGTCGTTCTGGTATTAAG GTTATTGACTTTGGTTCGTCATGCTTTGAAAATCAacgcatatatacatatatacaatcACGATTTTACCGTGCCCCTGAGGTTATTTTGGGAGCAAAATATGGCAGAGCTATTGACATGTGGTCCTTGGGTTGCATTCTGGCAGAACTACTATCGGGTCACGCACTGTTTCCGGGTGAAAACGAAAGCGATCAACTTGCCTGTATTATTGAAGTTCTCGGCATGCCCAATAAAACGTTACTAGCCACCTCAAAGCGATCCAAAACGTTCTTTAGCCCAAAAGGTTATCCACGTTATTGCACTGTACGCACCATGTCTGATGGAATGGTTGTGTTAATTGGGGGCCAGTCGCGCCGAGGAAAGCCACGAGGTCCCCCATGCTCAAAAAGCCTTTCTAAAGCACTGGATGGATGCAAGGATCCGCTATTTCTCAACTTTATTCGTGGTTGTCTGGAATGGGATGCAGATAAACGCTTAACTCCATCGGAGGCTCTTAAACATCCGTGGCTTCGCCGTCGTCTTCCCAGACCACCAAGTAGCTCAAGCGGTTGTGGTGTTTTAAACGGAGCTAATGTCAGTGGTGATCAATCACCGGTAACAG gACTAAATATAACTTCTGCAAATGAAACGACTGCATCTGCAAGCTCTGCTATATCTGCCTCATTAACAATGGAAAGAGAGAACAGCAATTGTAGTGGTCGTGTAAACCATGGCGGAATTTCTGAAGAAGAATTTAAAAGTACCATAAGTCTCAACGGCTCGGACGGATCGTTACCAgcgccagctgctgctttCTTAACAGCCGACCTTTTGGCGGATAGTTTTAAAAATACTACTGTTATATCGCCACATTTGTCGTCGTTAACCCATTCAGCTGATTCCAGTTGCGTTAGTGGTCTCAGTACAGTCGCTCGGAGTGTTGTTACTTCCAGACATCCACCGTCATCATTATCGTATTTGCCGCACATGAACAATAATGGAACTGAAC GTTTATCTAGCTTTTCTGCCTCGTTAAACAGCTCTGCCAACTCATTGACGCAATTGGAACCGGTTACAAACTTAGATGTATTCTCCGTATATTCAGCTTCAACCACACCTAATTTAACAGCAACCGATATAGGTTTGGTTTCAGATTCTGTTACGGAAGATATGGACATGACAGCTTCGTCCTCTTTTGTTAATCTCAGTAACACCTGCGTAATGGATAAGTCCAGTGGtatcaatgaaaataaaaacttttcacAGCACGCCCATAATTTTAAAGTATCTTCCAAAGATATGTAG